A section of the Papio anubis isolate 15944 chromosome 16, Panubis1.0, whole genome shotgun sequence genome encodes:
- the TCF20 gene encoding transcription factor 20 isoform X2: protein MQSFREQSSYHGNQQSYPQEVHGSSRIEEFSPRQAQMFQNFGGAGGSSGGSGSGSGGGRRGAAAAAAAMASETSGHQGYQGFRKEAGDFYYMAGNKDPVTTGTPQPPQRRPSGPVQSYGPPQGSSFGNQYGSEGHVGQFQAQHSGLGSVSHYQQDYTGPFSPGSAQYQQQASSQQQQQQVQQLRQQLYQSHQPLPQATGQPASSSSHLQPMQRPSTLPSSAAGYQLRVGQFGQHYQSSASSSSSSSFPSPQRFSQSGQSYDGSYSVNAGSQYEGHSVGSNAQAYGTQSNYSYQPQSMKNFEQAKIPQGTQQGQQQQQQPQQQQHPPQHVMQYTNTATKLPLQSQVGQYNQPEVPVRSPMQFHQNFSPISNPSPAASVVQSPSCSSTPSPLMQTGENLQCGQGNVPMGSRNRILQLMPQLSPTPSMMPSPNSHAAGFKGFGLEGVPEKRLTDPGLSSLSALSTQVANLPNTVQHMLLSDALTPQKKTSKRPSSSKKADSCTNSEGSSQPEEQLKSPMAESLDGGCSSSSEDQGERVRQLSGQSTSSDTTYKGGASEKAGSSPAQGAQNEPARLNASPAAREETTSPGAKDMPLSDGNPKVNEKTVGVIVSREAMTSRVEKPGGQDKGSQEDDPAATQRPPSNGGAKETSHASLPQPEPPGGGGSKGNKNGDNNSNHNGEGNGQSGHSAVGPGFTSRTEPSKSPGSLRYSYKDSFGSAVPRNVSGFPQYPTGQEKGDFTGHGERKGRNEKFPSLLQEVLQGYHHHPDRRYSRSTQEHQGMAGSLEGTTRPNVLVSQTNELASRGLLNKSIGSLLENPHWGPWERKSSSTAPEMKQINLTDYPIPRKFEIEPQSSAHEPGGSLSERRSVICDISPLRQIVRDPGAHSLGHMSADTRIGRNDRLNPTLSQSVILPGGLVSMETKLKSQSGQIKEEDFEQSKSQASFNNKKSGDHCHPSSIKHESYRSNASPGAATHDSLSDYGPQDSRPTPMRRVPGRVGGREGMRGRSPSQYHDFAEKLKMSPGRSRGPGGDPHHMNPHMTFSERANRSSLHAPFSPNSETLASAYHTNTRAHVYGDPNAGLNSQLHYKRQMYQQQPEEYKDWSSSSAQGVIAAAQHRQEGPRKSPRQQQFLDRVRSPLKNDKDGMMYGPPVGTYHDPSAQEAGRCLMSSDGLPNKGMELKHGSQKLQESCWDLSRQTSPAKSSGPPGMASQKRYGPPHETDGHGLAEATQSSKPSNVMLRLPGQEDHSSQNPLIMRRRVRSFISPIPSKRQSQDVKNSSTEDKGRLLHPSKEGADKAFNSYAHLSHSQDIKSIPKRDSSKDLPSPDNRNCPAVTLTSPAKTKILPPRKGRGLKLEAIVQKITSPNIRRSASSNSAEAGGDTVTLDDILSLKSGPSEGGSVAVQDADIEKRKGEVASDLVSPANQELHIEKPLPRSSEEWRGSGDDKVKTETHAETVTAGKEPPGAMTSTTSQKPGSNQGRPDGSLGGTAPLMFPDSKNVPPAGILAPEANPKAEEKENDTVTISPKQEGFPPKGYFPSGKKKGRPIGSVNKQKKQQQPPPPPPQPPQIPEGSADGEPKPKKQRQRRERRKPGAQPRKRKTKQAVPIVEPQEPEIKLKYATQPLDKTDAKNKSFYPYIHVVNKCELGAVCTIINAEEEEQTKLVRGRKGQRSLTPPPSSTESKALPASSFMLQGPVVTESSVMGHLVCCLCGKWASYRNMGDLFGPFYPQDYAATLPKNPPPKRATEMQSKVKVRHKSASNGSKTDTEEEEEQQQQQKEQRSLAAHPRFKRRHRSEDCGGGPRSLSRGLPCKKAATEGSSEKTVLDSKPSVPTTSEGGPELELQIPELPLDSNEFWVHEGCILWANGIYLVCGRLYGLQEALEIAREMKCSHCQEAGATLGCYNKGCSFRYHYPCAVDADCLLHEENFSVRCPKHKNKTAKGSLSTEQSERG from the coding sequence ATGCAGTCCTTTCGGGAGCAAAGCAGTTACCACGGAAACCAGCAAAGCTACCCACAGGAGGTACACGGTTCATCCCGGATAGAAGAGTTCAGCCCTCGTCAGGCCCAGATGTTCCAGAATTTTGGAGGTGCAGGTGGCAGtagtggtggcagtggcagtggcagtggtggtggacGACGAGGAGCAGCAGCTGCTGCGGCAGCAATGGCTAGCGAGACCTCTGGCCATCAAGGTTACCAGGGTTTCAGGAAAGAGGCTGGAGATTTTTACTACATGGCAGGCAACAAAGACCCTGTGACTACAGGAACCCCACAGCCTCCTCAGCGAAGGCCTTCTGGGCCTGTGCAGAGCTATGGACCCCCCCAGGGGAGCAGCTTTGGCAATCAGTATGGGAGTGAGGGTCATGTGGGCCAGTTTCAAGCACAGCACTCTGGCCTTGGCAGTGTGTCGCATTATCAGCAGGATTACACAGGGCCTTTCTCTCCAGGGAGTGCTCAGTACCAACAGCAGGcttccagccagcagcagcagcagcaagtcCAGCAGTTGAGACAACAGCTTTACCAGTCCCATCAGCCCCTGCCACAGGCCACTGGCCAACCAGCATCCAGCTCATCCCATCTACAGCCAATGCAGCGGCCCTCAACTCTGCCATCCTCTGCTGCTGGTTACCAGTTAAGAGTGGGTCAGTTTGGCCAACACTATCAgtcttctgcttcctcctcctcctcctcctccttcccttcaccACAGCGTTTTAGCCAGTCTGGACAGAGTTATGATGGCAGTTACAGTGTGAATGCTGGATCTCAGTATGAAGGACACAGTGTGGGTTCAAATGCACAGGCTTATGGAACACAATCCAATTACAGCTATCAGCCTCAATCTATGAAGAATTTTGAACAGGCAAAGATTCCACAAGGGACCCAacaggggcagcagcagcagcagcagccgcagcAACAACAACACCCTCCTCAGCATGTGATGCAGTATACCAACACTGCCACCAAGCTGCCCCTGCAAAGCCAGGTGGGGCAGTACAACCAACCTGAGGTTCCTGTGAGGTCCCCCATGCAGTTTCACCAGAACTTCAGCCCCATTTCTAACCCTTCCCCAGCTGCCTCTGTGGTTCAGTCTCCAAGCTGTAGTTCTACCCCATCTCCTCTCATGCAGACTGGGGAGAATCTCCAGTGTGGGCAAGGCAATGTGCCTATGGGTTCCAGAAACAGAATTTTACAGTTGATGCCTCAACTCAGTCCAACTCCATCAATGATGCCCAGTCCTAATTCTCATGCCGCAGGCTTCAAAGGTTTTGGACTAGAAGGGGTACCAGAAAAGCGACTGACAGATCCTGGGTTGAGTAGTTTGAGTGCTCTGAGTACTCAAGTGGCCAATCTTCCTAACACTGTCCAGCACATGTTACTTTCTGATGCCCTGACTCCTCAGAAGAAGACCTCCAAGAGGCCCTCATCTTCCAAGAAAGCAGATAGCTGCACAAACTCTGAAGGCTCCTCACAACCTGAGGAACAGCTGAAGTCCCCTATGGCAGAGTCTTTAGATGGAGGCTGCTCCAGCAGTTCAGAGGATCAAGGTGAGAGGGTGCGGCAGCTAAGTGGTCAGAGCACCAGCTCTGACACCACCTACAAGGGCGGAGCCTCTGAGAAAGCTGGCTCCTCACCGGCACAAGGTGCTCAGAATGAACCCGCCAGACTCAATGCTAGTCCTGCCGCAAGAGAAGAGACCACCTCACCAGGCGCTAAGGACATGCCATTGTCCGACGGGAACCCAAAGGTTAATGAGAAGACAGTTGGGGTGATTGTCTCCCGGGAAGCCATGACAAGTCGGGTAGAAAAGCCTGGGGGGCAAGATAAAGGCTCCCAAGAGGATGATCCTGCAGCGACTCAAAGGCCACCAAGCAATGGTGGGGCAAAGGAAACGAGTCATGCATCACTTCCCCAGCCAGAGcctccaggaggaggagggagcaaAGGAAACAAGAATGGCGATAACAATTCCAACCATAATGGAGAAGGAAATGGCCAGAGTGGCCACTCTGCAGTGGGCCCTGGTTTTACAAGCAGAACTGAACCTAGCAAATCTCCTGGAAGTCTGCGCTATAGTTACAAAGATAGTTTCGGGTCAGCTGTGCCACGAAATGTCAGTGGCTTTCCTCAGTATCCTACAGGGCAAGAAAAGGGGGATTTCACTGGCCATGGGGAACGAAAgggtagaaatgaaaaattccCAAGCCTCCTGCAGGAAGTGCTTCAGGGTTACCACCACCACCCTGACAGGAGATATTCTAGGAGTACTCAGGAGCACCAGGGGATGGCTGGTAGCCTAGAAGGAACCACAAGGCCCAATGTCTTGGTTAGTCAAACCAATGAATTAGCTAGCAGGGGCCTTCTGAACAAAAGCATTGGGTCTCTATTAGAAAATCCCCACTGGGGCCCCTGGGAAAGGAAATCAAGCAGCACAGCTCCTGAAATGAAACAGATCAATTTGACTGACTATCCAATTCCCAGAAAGTTTGAAATAGAGCCTCAGTCATCAGCCCATGAGCCTGGGGGTTCCCTCTCTGAAAGAAGATCAGTGATCTGTGATATTTCTCCACTAAGACAGATTGTCAGGGACCCTGGCGCTCACTCACTGGGACACATGAGTGCCGACACCAGAATTGGGAGGAATGACCGTCTCAATCCAACTCTAAGTCAGTCGGTCATTCTTCCTGGTGGTTTAGTGTCCATGGAAACCAAGCTGAAATCCCAGAGCGGGCAGATAAAAGAGGAAGACTTTGAACAGTCTAAATCCCAAGCTAGTTTCAATAACAAGAAATCTGGAGACCACTGCCATCCTTCTAGCATCAAGCATGAGTCTTACCGCAGCAATGCCAGCCCTGGAGCAGCAACCCATGATTCCCTTTCAGACTACGGCCCTCAAGACAGCAGACCCACGCCAATGCGGCGGGTCCCTGGCAGAGTTGGTGGTCGGGAGGGCATGAGGGGTCGGTCCCCTTCTCAATATCATGACtttgcagaaaaactgaaaatgtctcCTGGGCGGAGCAGAGGCCCAGGGGGAGACCCTCATCACATGAATCCACACATGACCTTTTCAGAGAGGGCCAACCGGAGTTCTTTACATGCTCCCTTTTCTCCCAACTCAGAAACCCTGGCCTCTGCTTATCACACAAATACTCGGGCTCATGTTTATGGGGACCCTAATGCAGGTTTGAATTCTCAGCTGCATTATAAGAGACAGATGTACCAACAGCAACCAGAGGAGTATAAAGACTGGAGCAGCAGTTCTGCTCAGGGAGTGATTGCTGCAGCACAGCACAGGCAGGAGGGGCCACGGAAGAGTCCAAGGCAGCAGCAGTTTCTTGACAGAGTACGGAGCCCTttgaaaaatgacaaagatggTATGATGTATGGCCCACCGGTAGGGACTTACCATGACCCAAGCGCTCAGGAGGCTGGGCGCTGCCTAATGTCTAGTGATGGTCTGCCTAACAAGGGCATGGAATTAAAGCATGGCTCTCAGAAGTTACAAGAATCCTGTTGGGATCTTTCTCGGCAAACTTCTCCAGCCAAAAGCAGCGGTCCTCCAGGAATGGCCAGTCAAAAAAGGTATGGACCACCCCATGAGACTGATGGACATGGACTAGCTGAGGCTACACAGTCATCCAAACCTAGTAATGTTATGCTAAGACTTCCAGGCCAGGAGGATCATTCTTCTCAAAACCCCTTAATCATGAGGAGGCGTGTTCGTTCTTTTATCTCTCCCATTCCCAGTAAGAGACAGTCACAAGATGTAAAGAACAGTAGCACTGAAGATAAAGGTCGCCTCCTTCACCCATCAAAAGAAGGCGCTGATAAAGCATTCAATTCCTATGCCCATCTTTCTCACAGTCAGGATATCAAGTCTATCCCTAAGAGAGATTCCTCCAAGGACCTTCCAAGTCCAGATAATAGAAACTGCCCTGCTGTTACCCTCACAAGCCCTGCTAAGACCAAAATACTGCCCCCACGGAAAGGACGGGGGTTGAAATTGGAAGCTATAGTTCAGAAGATTACATCCCCAAATATTAGGAGGAGTGCATCCTCGAACAGTGCGGAGGCTGGGGGAGACACGGTTACGCTTGATGATATACTGTCTTTGAAGAGTGGTCCTTCTGAAGGTGGGAGTGTTGCTGTTCAGGATGCTGacatagagaagagaaaaggtgAGGTGGCTTCTGACCTAGTCAGTCCAGCAAACCAGGAGTTGCACATTGAGAAACCTCTTCCAAGGTCTTCAGAAGAGTGGCGTGGCAGCGGGGATGACAAAGTGAAGACAGAGACACATGCAGAAACAGTTACTGCCGGAAAGGAACCCCCTGGTGCCATGACATCCACAACCTCACAGAAGCCTGGTAGTAACCAAGGGAGACCAGATGGTTCCCTGGGTGGAACAGCACCTTTAATGTTTCCAGACTCAAAGAATGTACCTCCAGCGGGCATATTGGCCCCTGAGGCAAACCCCAAGGCTGAAGAGAAAGAGAACGATACAGTGACGATTTCACCCAAGCAAGAAGGTTTCCCTCCAAAGGGATATTTCCCATCAGGAAAAAAGAAGGGGAGACCCATTGGTAGTGTgaataagcaaaagaaacagcAGCAGCCACCGCCTCCACCTCCTCAGCCCCCACAGATACCAGAAGGTTCTGCAGATGGAGAGCCAAAGCCAAAAAAACAGaggcaaaggagggagagaaggaagcctGGGGCCCAGCCAAGGAAGCGAAAAACCAAACAAGCAGTTCCCATTGTGGAACCCCAAGAACCTGAGATCAAACTAAAGTATGCCACCCAGCCACTGGATAAAACTGACGCCAAGAACAAGTCTTTTTACCCTTACATCCATGTAGTCAATAAGTGTGAACTTGGAGCCGTTTGTACAATCATCAATGCTGAAGAAGAAGAACAGACCAAATTGGTGAGGGGCAGGAAGGGTCAGAGGTCACTGACCCCTCCACCTAGCAGCACTGAAAGCAAGGCGCTCCCGGCCTCGTCCTTTATGCTTCAGGGACCTGTTGTGACAGAGTCTTCGGTTATGGGGCACCTGGTTTGCTGTCTGTGTGGCAAGTGGGCCAGTTACCGGAACATGGGTGACCTCTTTGGACCTTTTTATCCCCAAGATTATGCAGCCACTCTCCCGAAGAATCCACCTCCTAAGAGGGCCACAGAAATGCAGAGCAAAGTTAAGGTACGGCACAAAAGTGCTTCTAATGGTTCCAAGACGGacactgaggaggaggaagagcagcagcagcagcagaaggagCAGAGGAGCCTGGCCGCACACCCCAGGTTTAAGCGGCGCCACCGCTCGGAAGACTGTGGTGGAGGTCCTCGGTCCCTGTCCAGGGGGCTCCCTTGTAAAAAAGCAGCCACCGAGGGCAGCAGTGAAAAGACTGTTTTGGACTCGAAGCCTTCCGTGCCCACCACTTCAGAAGGTGGCCCTGAGCTGGAGTTACAAATCCCTGAACTACCTCTTGACAGCAATGAATTTTGGGTCCATGAGGGTTGTATTCTCTGGGCCAATGGAATCTACCTGGTTTGTGGCAGGCTCTATGGCCTGCAGGAAGCGCTGGAAATAGCCAGAGAGATG